Proteins from one Gossypium raimondii isolate GPD5lz chromosome 8, ASM2569854v1, whole genome shotgun sequence genomic window:
- the LOC105790527 gene encoding heterogeneous nuclear ribonucleoprotein 1 isoform X1, translated as MSESGSKLFIGGISWGTDEDRLKEYFSSFGEVVEAVIMKDRTTGRARGFGFVVFADPAVAERVIKEKHNIDGRMVEAKKAVPRDDQNIMSRSTSSIHGSPSPGPTRKIFVGGLTSTVTESDFKKYFDQFGNIIDVVVMYDHNTQRPRGFGFITYDSEEAVDKVLLKKFHELNGKMVEVKRAVPRELSPGPSRSPLGGYNYGLNRVNNFLNGYTLGYAPSSVGGYGLGMDGKFSAVAGGRSGFSPFGAGYGISMNFEPGLNLNFGNGANFSGNMSYGQGLNPYYIGNTNRLDSPIGHDRSSGGSTSFFSSATRNLWGGNGGLNYNTNAASSGAYMGSGSGSLRGNALGNNGTNWGSSAISGQGGRDNISGNSVNFGNGNGDNNFGLGTAGYERNIGTNVVPASSYTASNGGYDISFANLPASASIYGDTTWQSSTSVRDSSGTFGYGLDSATSDVTRKSSPGFVGGYNVNKRQANRGIAT; from the exons ATGTCGGAGAGTGGTAGTAAACTTTTTATTGGTGGAATATCTTGGGGCACCGATGAAGACCGTCTCAAGGAGTATTTCAGTAGTTTTGGTGAAGTAGTAGAGGCAGTGATCATGAAGGACCGGACCACGGGGCGTGCTCGTGGTTTCGGTTTCGTTGTTTTTGCTGACCCCGCTGTTGCTGAGAGAGTTATCAAGGAGAAACACAATATTGATGGCAGGATG GTCGAGGCAAAAAAGGCAGTTCCTAGGGATGACCAGAATATTATGAGTAGAAGCACTAGTAGCATCCATGGTTCACCTAGTCCAGGTCCCACAAGAAAGATTTTTGTAGGAGGCTTAACCTCGACAGTCACGGAGAGTGACTTTAAGAAGTATTTTGATCAGTTTGGGAATATCATAGACGTTGTGGTAATGTATGACCACAACACCCAAAGACCGAGGGGTTTCGGATTCATCACTTATGATTCAGAAGAGGCAGTTGACAAAgtgttattaaaaaaattccatgAACTGAATGGTAAAATGGTTGAGGTTAAAAGAGCAGTTCCCCGAGAGTTATCACCTGGTCCTAGTCGCAGCCCCTTAGGTGGATATAACTATGGTCTGAATAGGGTCAACAACTTTCTTAATGGCTACACTCTGGGATATGCTCCAAGCAGTGTTGGTGGCTATGGACTTGGGATGGATGGTAAATTCAGCGCGGTTGCTGGTGGTCGAAGTGGGTTTTCTCCTTTTGGTGCTGGTTATGGAATAAGCATGAACTTTGAGCCAGGGTTGAACCTGAATTTTGGAAATGGTGCAAATTTTAGTGGTAACATGAGCTATGGACAGGGATTGAACCCGTACTATATTGGTAATACAAATAGACTTGATAGTCCTATTGGGCATGATAGAAGTAGTGGAGGTAGTACTTCTTTTTTCAGCTCAGCGACTCGGAATCTTTGGGGGGGAAATGGGGGACTTAATTACAACACAAATGCTGCTAGTTCCGGTGCATACATGGGATCTGGAAGTGGGAGTTTAAGAGGAAATGCCTTGGGAAACAATGGAACTAATTGGGGTTCTTCTGCCATTTCCGGTCAAGGTGGAAGGGATAACATTTCTGGCAATAGTGTGAATTTTGGCAATGGAAATGGTGATAACAACTTTGGGTTAGGAACAGCAGGGTATGAGAGAAACATTGGGACCAATGTGGTACCAGCATCATCATATACAGCATCGAATGGTGGTTATGATATATCCTTTGCAAACCTTCCTGCAAGTGCTTCCATTTATGGGGATACCACTTGGCAATCATCAACATCTGTGCGAGACAGTTCTGGTACTTTCGGCTATGGACTTGATAGTGCCACTTCTGATGTTACGCGTAAAAGTTCTCCTGGTTTTGTTGGTGGTTATAATGTTAATAAGAGACAAGCAAATAGAG GAATTGCAACCTAG
- the LOC105790527 gene encoding heterogeneous nuclear ribonucleoprotein 1 isoform X2: MSRSTSSIHGSPSPGPTRKIFVGGLTSTVTESDFKKYFDQFGNIIDVVVMYDHNTQRPRGFGFITYDSEEAVDKVLLKKFHELNGKMVEVKRAVPRELSPGPSRSPLGGYNYGLNRVNNFLNGYTLGYAPSSVGGYGLGMDGKFSAVAGGRSGFSPFGAGYGISMNFEPGLNLNFGNGANFSGNMSYGQGLNPYYIGNTNRLDSPIGHDRSSGGSTSFFSSATRNLWGGNGGLNYNTNAASSGAYMGSGSGSLRGNALGNNGTNWGSSAISGQGGRDNISGNSVNFGNGNGDNNFGLGTAGYERNIGTNVVPASSYTASNGGYDISFANLPASASIYGDTTWQSSTSVRDSSGTFGYGLDSATSDVTRKSSPGFVGGYNVNKRQANRGIAT; encoded by the exons ATGAGTAGAAGCACTAGTAGCATCCATGGTTCACCTAGTCCAGGTCCCACAAGAAAGATTTTTGTAGGAGGCTTAACCTCGACAGTCACGGAGAGTGACTTTAAGAAGTATTTTGATCAGTTTGGGAATATCATAGACGTTGTGGTAATGTATGACCACAACACCCAAAGACCGAGGGGTTTCGGATTCATCACTTATGATTCAGAAGAGGCAGTTGACAAAgtgttattaaaaaaattccatgAACTGAATGGTAAAATGGTTGAGGTTAAAAGAGCAGTTCCCCGAGAGTTATCACCTGGTCCTAGTCGCAGCCCCTTAGGTGGATATAACTATGGTCTGAATAGGGTCAACAACTTTCTTAATGGCTACACTCTGGGATATGCTCCAAGCAGTGTTGGTGGCTATGGACTTGGGATGGATGGTAAATTCAGCGCGGTTGCTGGTGGTCGAAGTGGGTTTTCTCCTTTTGGTGCTGGTTATGGAATAAGCATGAACTTTGAGCCAGGGTTGAACCTGAATTTTGGAAATGGTGCAAATTTTAGTGGTAACATGAGCTATGGACAGGGATTGAACCCGTACTATATTGGTAATACAAATAGACTTGATAGTCCTATTGGGCATGATAGAAGTAGTGGAGGTAGTACTTCTTTTTTCAGCTCAGCGACTCGGAATCTTTGGGGGGGAAATGGGGGACTTAATTACAACACAAATGCTGCTAGTTCCGGTGCATACATGGGATCTGGAAGTGGGAGTTTAAGAGGAAATGCCTTGGGAAACAATGGAACTAATTGGGGTTCTTCTGCCATTTCCGGTCAAGGTGGAAGGGATAACATTTCTGGCAATAGTGTGAATTTTGGCAATGGAAATGGTGATAACAACTTTGGGTTAGGAACAGCAGGGTATGAGAGAAACATTGGGACCAATGTGGTACCAGCATCATCATATACAGCATCGAATGGTGGTTATGATATATCCTTTGCAAACCTTCCTGCAAGTGCTTCCATTTATGGGGATACCACTTGGCAATCATCAACATCTGTGCGAGACAGTTCTGGTACTTTCGGCTATGGACTTGATAGTGCCACTTCTGATGTTACGCGTAAAAGTTCTCCTGGTTTTGTTGGTGGTTATAATGTTAATAAGAGACAAGCAAATAGAG GAATTGCAACCTAG